The genomic DNA TTGAACGACACGGTCTTGCCCGCGGCCGGGTTGACCACGGTCACCTTGCCGTCCCGCACCGGCAGCTCCTTCCAGGTCGCGCCCCGGTCGGTGGAGGCCCACACGGTCAGCGACTTGAGGTTGCTGCCCGCCGCCGAGCCCAGCACCTTGACCGGCACCGACTTCGTCGCGCCCGCGTTGGAGCTGCTCGCCGCCGACAGCGTCGGCGAGTAGCGCACCACGGAGAACGGCAGCCTCTTCGGGCTGTCGGTCCTGGCGGAGGAGAACGTCCAGGTGGCGGTCACCTTCGTGGACGTCTGCGCCACCGTGGCCGGGCGGGTGGAGCTGGTGGTGAGCTGGTAGTCGGCGCTGCCCGACGGCACCGTGAACTGCGTGCCGATCGGGAGGTCGGCCACCGACCCCAGCTTCGTGCCGTTGCGGTAGAGGGTGGTGTCGGCGTTCTCGTAGGCCGAGTAGCCGTAGTGGGCGGGGTTGTCGAGGTAGATCGGGATCAGGGCGTCGATCGTGTTGCCGTCGCGGTAGACGCCGACGTCGCTGGCGAGGATCGGGCCGACGACGGTGGCGTTGAACGACTCCTTGGTCGTGCTGCCCGGGGCGTAGGTGCGCTCGGGTGTGAAGTAGCCGATCTCGGCGTCGTCCCCGGCGAGCTGGTAGTACTCCATGGACCAGTCGATGCTGTCGCCACCGCGCACGTACATCTTGCCCGCGTACGGGATGTCCCGCTCGGTGGGCGTGGTGGACACGATCCCGCTGATCAACGGCAGCAGCCACAGTTCGGCACGCCGGTCTTCCGCCGAGGTGCCGAGCGTGAGGTCGATCGCCGCGAGCTCACTCTGCGGTGTGGCCCGGTTGAGGCCGTTCCACATGGTGGTGCGGTCGGGCTGGCTGTAGACGGTGGCGTACTCGGTGCGCGCCGCGGCGTTCGCGAAGTGCACGTACACCTGCTGGGACAGCTCACCGGGCGCGGTCTGAGGGCCGAGGTGCGCGGTGCGCACATCGGCGTCGCCGGGCACGCCGCTGGTGATCTCCATGCCCGCGTCGGGCGCGGAGACACTCACCGCGAGGTCGACGACGGCGCGCTCGGCGTCCGCGTCGGGGACGGTCACGTTCACCGGCTTGGCGGTCCTGGCGTCCACGGTGACGGTGGTGTCCCCGGTGACGTCCAGGCGCGGCTGGTTGATCCAGTCGTACTCGGTGATGTCCTCGCCCTCGTACGCCCAGACGTCACCGTTGACCACGTAACGGCCCTTGGGCACGCGCACGGTGGCGGTGCTCTCGCCCGCGATGTCCGTCCAGACGTCCCAGTTGGCCTCCTCCATGCCCGCCAGCACCGCGGAGGACTCCGCGGTCGGCTGCCCGTCGCGGCCGAGGAACTTGAGGGTGACGTCGTACGCCTCGCCCTCGCGCTCCACGCCGCCCGGGGTGACGACGCGCTGGCCGTCGCCTGTCGCCGTGACGTACACCGAGTACGCGCCGTTGACGTCCCCGCCGCGGCGGGTGTCGACGGTCACCGGCAGCTCGGCGGTGCCGCCGCCCGGGACGGTGATCACGTCGGTGCCCATGCTGAACATCCCCGAGGGCGCGGCGGCGCCGCCCGGCTGCACGGTGGACGCGGTCAGCGACAGCGTGACGTCCTCGGTGCCCAGGTTCCGGTACGTGATGTTCTTCGTCACCGGCTCGTCGTCCTGGTGCGGCCACTCCTGCTTGCCGAAGCTCAGCGACGCCGGCTCACTCACCACCGACTGCCCCACCGCCTGGTCCGACGCGATGAGCCCGGCGCCCTGGCCGAACGCGCCGCGCTTGGCGGCGGGCTTGGCGGACGCCGACAGCGCGGCCTTGAGCTGCTGTCCCGTCCAGTCCGGGTGCTGCTGCGCGAGCAGCGCGGCGGCGCCCGCGACGTGCGGGGTCGCCATGGACGTACCGTCGATCGTCAGATACCCGGGCGGGTTCTGCCCGACCTCCTGGTCGATGACGCTGCCGGGCGCGGCGGCCGCCGTGATCGCCACGCCGGGGGCGGTGACGTCGGGCTTGACCGCGCTGTCGCCGATCCGCGGGCCGCGGGACGAGAAGCCCGCCAGCCCGCCGTTCGCACCGACCGCGCCCACGGTGAGCGCGGCGTCGGCGGAGCCGGGCGAGGAGATCGTGTGGCTGCCGGAGCCCTCGTTGCCCGCGGCGATGGCGAAGAGCACGCCTTCGTCGGCGGAGATCCGGTTGACGGCCTCCTCCAGCGGGTCGACCCCGGGGGTGTCGCCGCCGCCGAGGCTGAGGTTGACGATGTCGGCGTCCTGGGCGACGGCCCACTCGAAGCCGGCGAGGATGCCGGAGTCGTCGCCGAAGCCGTCGTCGTCGAGCACCTTGCCCGCGAGCAGCTTCGCCTTCGGCGCGACGCCGGTGAACTTGCCGTCCGACTTGGCGCCGGTGCCCGCCGCGATGGAGGCGACGTGGGTGCCGTGGCCGTAGCGGTCCTCGTCGTCGGGGGCGGGGGTGAAGTTCTCGCTGGCGAGGACCTGTCCCGCGAGGTCCGGGTGGGTCTCGTCGACGCCGGTGTCGAGCACGGCGATCTTCACGCCGTCGCCCTTGTAGCCGGCGGTCCAGGCGGCCGGGGCGCCGATCTGCGGCACGCTGACGTCCAGGCTGGCGCGGCGTACGCCGTCCAGCCAGACCCGCTTGACGCCGGACTCGGCGGCCAGCGGCGCGGCGGCGGCGCCGCGCTGGTCGCGGGTCAGCGCCTTCCAGGCGGCGGCGGCCTCGCCCTTGGCGGTGGTGACCGCCTCGGCGTTGAGCCGCGGGAAGCGGTGCTCGACGTCGGTGCCGTCGGCGGCGTGCAGCCGGTTCTGCGCCGCGGGGCTCTCGCCGCGGTAGTCGACGATGAGCTTCAGGCCGGCGCGCTGCTGGCGTACGTACTCGGGGCGGGCCTGGAGCGTGACGTCGAACAGGCGGCGGTCCAGCGTGCCGTCGGCGACGAGCGCGGTGGCGTCGAGCGGGACGACGTAGGTGTGGTCGTCGCGCTCGAAGGTGCGTACAGGTATCCCCTTGCGGCCCGGCCCGCGGTCGATCGCGACGGCCTTGCCCCCGGCGTCGACCCGTACCCGGTCACCGGTGATCAGCGTGACCCAGGTGCCACCCTGCTTCGCGTACTGCGCCGAGCCGTTCCCCCCGGCGGAGCCGGCAGCCGGCGAGGCGGACGCCCCGGGCGCGGCCGTGAGGCCCGCCGTGAGCGCCGTCGCCGCGGCGGCCGCTAAGGCGGCGGCCCCCGCCCTCTTGATATGTCTGCGCACTGAACCCCTCCCATTGCCTCAAGAGGTCAGGAGTCACTGGCGCCCCCGCCCCTCATTCGCACAATGATCCGACAAACCGCACGGAGTGCCCCCCTCCGTTTAACGGTTTCGCCGGGCAGAGGGAGGGGAGTGCAGCTCAGAGGGGTGCTGTGGGGAGTTGTTCAGCGGGCCGTTTTGTTCAGCGGCAACAAGTGCTGCTGTTCGCACGGGCGTTACCCGCCGTACAGCTCACTGCTGGTCCTGCTCGCGGAACTCCGCCCAGATCGCCTTGCCGTCCCCCTGCGGCTCGACGCCCCAGTTGTCGCAGAGCTGCTGCAACAGCAGCACCCCGCGGCCCGACGACGCCATCTCCCCCGGGTGCCGGCGGTGCGGAAGGTTCCCGTCCGCGTCGGCGATCGTCATCCGCAGCACGCGCCGTCCCGGCGGTCCGGTGAGGTCCGCGAGGACGTTGGCGGTGCTGTCGGTGTGCATCATGACGTTCGCGATCATCTCGGAGAGCGCCAGCTCCGCCGCGTCGATCTGGTCCGCCGTCGCCCAGTCGTAGAGCAGGCCGCGCAGTTGGTGCCGGGCGTCGGAGATGCGCTGCTGCTCGGACTGCGGCACCGCCAGGTACATGTGCCGCTCCGACTCCGGGTGCGCCAGCCGGGTCGCGCCCGCGGTGCGGAGCAGGACGAACGCGATGTCGTCCTGGCTGCGCCCGGAGTGCGGCCCGCGGGTGGCGTACGAACCGGGCCCCGTGACCGTGTCCACGATGGCGTCCGCCACCGTCTCCAGATCCGCGCCGAGCGTCGCCCCGAACGCGGCGCCGAGCCGGGCCTGCCCGCTGTACAGGTCGTGGCCGCCGGTCTCCACCAAGCCGTCGGTGCACAGGAGCATGGTCTCGTCCGGGTCGATCTTGTGCTCGGAGAGCGGGTACACCGGGTCGGCCTCGATGCCGAGCGGCAGGCCGCCGTCGCTGGGGTGGATGATCATCGTGCCGTCGGGCAGCGCCACCGCCGGGTCGAGGTGGCCGGCGCGGGCCACCGTCAGCGTGCCGGTCACCGGGTCGGCCTGGAGGTACAGGCAGGTGGCGAAGCGGGCGTCGGCGGGGTCGTCGATCTGCCGCTCGTTGAGCCGGGCGAGGAAGGCGGAGGCCCGGGTCAGCACCGCGTCCGGGCGGTGGCCCTCGGAGGCGTACGCGCGGATGGCGATACGGAGCTGGCTCATCAGGCCCGCGGCCCGTACGTCGTGCCCCTGGACGTCCCCGATGACCAGGGCCGTCTGCCCGGAGGGCAGGCCGAAGACGTCGTACCAGTCGCCGCCGATCTGCAGCCCGCCGCCGGAGGGAACGTACCGCGCCGCCACGTCGAAGCCGGGAACGCGGGCGACCGCAGGCATCATGCTGCGCTGCAGCCCGTCCGCCAGCTCCCGCTCCGACTCGTGCACGTGCGCGTCCGACAGCGCCTGCCCCAGCATCCGCGCCACCGTCGTCAGCACCGACCGCTCGTCCGGCGTGAACGGCACCACGTCCTCGAACGCCGCCATCCACGCCCCGACCGTCCGTCCCTCCGCGATCAGCGGCAGGAACGCCCACGACCCGCGCGGTAC from Streptomyces sp. CMB-StM0423 includes the following:
- a CDS encoding ATP-binding SpoIIE family protein phosphatase yields the protein MRTEEVLSGLGTGVWRWAAHTDRVVLDPQAARLLGLPPALVTVHASAVRARLHGVDFIELNGILDLALAEGTLAEGRLRVVDTDGDVVRVVRCRMRALESAPGEQTDIVGTIQEVIDAPAGPGDGPPGTSDWRLSREAFLLSAGRALAEARSTDQVLRVAASLSMPGFSPDGMGVFAVEGDDLVLIGQHGYRPEETEPFRTIPMDSSFPSAEAARTSRAVYIAGREEYQRRFPEAWEYARAVPRGSWAFLPLIAEGRTVGAWMAAFEDVVPFTPDERSVLTTVARMLGQALSDAHVHESERELADGLQRSMMPAVARVPGFDVAARYVPSGGGLQIGGDWYDVFGLPSGQTALVIGDVQGHDVRAAGLMSQLRIAIRAYASEGHRPDAVLTRASAFLARLNERQIDDPADARFATCLYLQADPVTGTLTVARAGHLDPAVALPDGTMIIHPSDGGLPLGIEADPVYPLSEHKIDPDETMLLCTDGLVETGGHDLYSGQARLGAAFGATLGADLETVADAIVDTVTGPGSYATRGPHSGRSQDDIAFVLLRTAGATRLAHPESERHMYLAVPQSEQQRISDARHQLRGLLYDWATADQIDAAELALSEMIANVMMHTDSTANVLADLTGPPGRRVLRMTIADADGNLPHRRHPGEMASSGRGVLLLQQLCDNWGVEPQGDGKAIWAEFREQDQQ
- a CDS encoding S8 family peptidase is translated as MRRHIKRAGAAALAAAAATALTAGLTAAPGASASPAAGSAGGNGSAQYAKQGGTWVTLITGDRVRVDAGGKAVAIDRGPGRKGIPVRTFERDDHTYVVPLDATALVADGTLDRRLFDVTLQARPEYVRQQRAGLKLIVDYRGESPAAQNRLHAADGTDVEHRFPRLNAEAVTTAKGEAAAAWKALTRDQRGAAAAPLAAESGVKRVWLDGVRRASLDVSVPQIGAPAAWTAGYKGDGVKIAVLDTGVDETHPDLAGQVLASENFTPAPDDEDRYGHGTHVASIAAGTGAKSDGKFTGVAPKAKLLAGKVLDDDGFGDDSGILAGFEWAVAQDADIVNLSLGGGDTPGVDPLEEAVNRISADEGVLFAIAAGNEGSGSHTISSPGSADAALTVGAVGANGGLAGFSSRGPRIGDSAVKPDVTAPGVAITAAAAPGSVIDQEVGQNPPGYLTIDGTSMATPHVAGAAALLAQQHPDWTGQQLKAALSASAKPAAKRGAFGQGAGLIASDQAVGQSVVSEPASLSFGKQEWPHQDDEPVTKNITYRNLGTEDVTLSLTASTVQPGGAAAPSGMFSMGTDVITVPGGGTAELPVTVDTRRGGDVNGAYSVYVTATGDGQRVVTPGGVEREGEAYDVTLKFLGRDGQPTAESSAVLAGMEEANWDVWTDIAGESTATVRVPKGRYVVNGDVWAYEGEDITEYDWINQPRLDVTGDTTVTVDARTAKPVNVTVPDADAERAVVDLAVSVSAPDAGMEITSGVPGDADVRTAHLGPQTAPGELSQQVYVHFANAAARTEYATVYSQPDRTTMWNGLNRATPQSELAAIDLTLGTSAEDRRAELWLLPLISGIVSTTPTERDIPYAGKMYVRGGDSIDWSMEYYQLAGDDAEIGYFTPERTYAPGSTTKESFNATVVGPILASDVGVYRDGNTIDALIPIYLDNPAHYGYSAYENADTTLYRNGTKLGSVADLPIGTQFTVPSGSADYQLTTSSTRPATVAQTSTKVTATWTFSSARTDSPKRLPFSVVRYSPTLSAASSSNAGATKSVPVKVLGSAAGSNLKSLTVWASTDRGATWKELPVRDGKVTVVNPAAGKTVSFKAKAVDKQGNSVQQRIFDAYRAR